The following DNA comes from Pongo pygmaeus isolate AG05252 chromosome 9, NHGRI_mPonPyg2-v2.0_pri, whole genome shotgun sequence.
AGGGATTGTGTTTCAATCAAGAGAGTTGACGTGGAAgatttttctgacttttcttaAGAGAAGACAGACTGGTCAAACTCATATTTGAGGAAGACACATCTTATACCCAGCACAAAGGCATTTTGTAACAACTGTGGATATAATGGCCTCCTTTGATACTTGTGGTAAGTACCTTCCAAATTTCAATGTAATAGAAATTCAGTGAAAtcttgtaagtttttttttttttttgagacagagtttctctctgtcgcccaggctagagtgcggtggcgcgatcttagctcactgcaagctccgcctcccggattcacgccgttctcctgcctcagcctctcgagtagctaggactacagacgcccaccaccacgcccgactaattttttgtatttttagtagagactgggtttcaccgtgttagccaggatggtctcgatctcctgacctcgtgatctgcccacctcggcctcccaaagtggtgggattacaggcgtgagccacggcacctggcctatCTTCTGTATTTGTTAATTGGATCTAGAAATTCCTCTGTATTCTCTGCTAGTTATCCTATTATTTCTTGTTCATCTCCTTcaaaactttattttgttttgggtaTGTTTATTATTAACCCTCTGATTAGCAACTTAGAGACAGAAATCAAACCAAGCAAGGGATTCAACCTAAGGAAATGTAGTTTAATTCAAGGAAAACAATTCAAAAGCTCAAGAGGTGTAACTACAGGAATAGCGTTTCAGAAACACAGCAGGCATATGTTGTATTTATGGATGGTAagttagagaaaagagaaaagatacaggagaaagaaaaatacaaattaacaaactagatagatacagatagatgatagatagatatagatgatagatgatagagaaGATAGATGGTTGATAGAGACATGATAgattagatggatagatagatagatagatagatagatatgaaaagagagaagcagagtAAGGCATTATGAGATTTTAAGAATATTAGGAAAGAATCAACAATAGAAAAATCTGAACTTGttctatagaaaataaataagattctTGCATCATATGAGATTGTAACGAGCAAAAGGGTGCAGCTACTCGCTAATTctagaaagaagcaaaaataaaaagagtgagATATGATAGAAAAAGAGTGAGCTTTATTGTTCGCACTAGCAAGAGGTAAAAATGGCAGGAATTATTTCCAAAAATTGTCACTTTTGTGCCCTCTGGAGAGGGCACAAGGGCTTTAAGAAGAGGGGATTGAAATGCGGAAGAGGAAGGGGGGTAGGAGGTGCCAGCTGCTGTGACTTGCTCCAATGTCTTATCTTGAATTATTGTTCCATCTGGTGAAGGAGCTGGCGCCATCATGGGCCCAACCAGATTACAAATTAATTGCAGTTAATCTCACAGTTAAACTCTTGTTGGGAGTGACTTCTGGCCTTGGAGTAATTTTTTTGCTGGGAAGACAATTCTGGAGGTGCCTGGTTGTGTCAAAATTAAGCCTCTGAAGCTTCTAAGGAAATATatgctgggaggctgaagcaagcggatcacctgaggtcaggagttcgagacctgcctggccaacatggcgaaaccccatctctactaaaaatacaaaaaaattagctggggtattggctcacacctgtagtcccagctacttgggaggttgaggcaggagaatctcttgaacctaggagatggaggttgcagtgaggcaagatccactgcactccaacctgggtgacagagtgagactctatctccaaaaaaaagaaaaaaaaaaaaagaaatgtatgtgaTAAATGAACATAGTGTGAGTTTAACAGGcaaccagaaaaacaaatgtgCATAAGGCGTGGGAGTGTAAAGTGGAGTTTTATAGCTCATTTTCAGGCTGTATTTCAAGACAAGAGAAAAACATCTGCAGTTTTTCTCATcaggggaaaggaggaaaggaataaaaaaaaaaagttttacaacaAGTTGGAAGCTATGCTGCCCAATTACAAGAggacaaagaaagaggaaaaaagaataaggcATTACGATGAGCAATTGACCTGGACGCCCTTTGTAGAATAATGCCAATTTTCTACGAATTGGTGTGAAAGCAGAAGATATAGATTAACTTTActtttatttgcaaatatattctttaactctttggaatgtttctgtttttacaaTGAGGTAAGcacattttcttcaaaaaaaaatgcttttatgcCAGTATGAAACACCAGGCAGgcattgtttatatttaaatgtgtgtatcttaatttaaaaactgcCTTTTACTCCTCATGAGCTACATTCAGTTCATAACTCCTTAAATATTACTTGACCATCCTGATAGTGTGGTATACACCTAATTATCAGTAATATAACAGACTTGAGTTGCTATCTTACCTCTACCCTACAACACTTCTGTGATCTTAAACAGACGACTTGATCTTGAGAAAaattttcttcatcagtaaaatgaagataatgacaTAACttgataatattatttaaaaaatttcaagatTCCAAATCATCATCTGGTAATGGAACTCAGTAagtaaaacaatttaattttctaagaaatattGGTCATTATTGTGTACAAAATGTAAGACAAAGAATCTCAGATATTTGGCTTGCAAATTCTTAAAGGCTTATTACTGAAGTAGGTCCCTTAAACTGGGAAGATTTGTTAAGGGAGAAAAACTTGTCTAAGTTGGACAAGTTGGTTTTAAGGGATATTTAGTTAGCGATGTCTAATGGGTCTGGGGAGATGGATCCAGGATTCAGGAACAAAATCTAGGATAACACATTGCGTCCTAGGATGTTTGTCCTGCAACACTTCCTTGAATGCAGAATCAACTCATAGCATCTCTGCTTAGACTTGGCCTTGTGCAGAGGAGAAATACACTAGCCAACTATCCATTCAGAAATAGCCAAGCTTTTGCAGAGAATTTACCATGTCTCTCTAATATCTGCCATTTAAGGACCTCTCTCCAAACAAATCGTCGCTTATTACAGGTGTTACTAGATGTTGTTTTAGTTTCCTTGGTAACAACTATCTCTGTAGATTTACTgtatctgcaaatgtttattctaaTTTTCAGAAAAGATCCACCCTCACTGCAATCCCCAGAGAACTCTGTGATCCGAGAGCCACTGGTTAGGTAAAAAGGAATAAGAGCAGTCTTTTGTGGCAGATAAATTCAGCAATACCTTGGGTTTGTATATCAGGATTCTTTAGCTTTTATCAAAAACGCCCACCAAAATATTCACTCTCTGGTAAGTGCCCAGATATTCTCATTTATTTGGTTTTCACTTGACTTCTTTTTTGGCAACTGATCACATAGAACTGAAGATCACAACATACATCTCAAAGAAAGAATTAGTATAGCATTCCAGTTAATTCACTAGGATTTACTCATAttttacaggaaaaataaaatcagacgCGTAACTAACTGCAAAATTTAAACCTGGATTCTCTATAGAAATAACATGTCCAGAAATAATTTTCCCAATGCATTACATAGACAGATTCTACTCTAAAGTATTACCCATCTCTCTTCATTATGATAGCCACATTAATGCTttgttctctcaaaagaaagctgaaagaAGCCACAAATTTTAACAttgcttttttctattaattttcagATATTCCTATTTTACCAACACAAGCATCTGTATTTTTCATAGCAGAACCCTATGAATGAATCATGTCCATTATCAATACATCATATGTTGAAATCACCACCTTCTTCTTGGTTGGGATGCCAGGGCTAGAATATGCACACATCTGGATCTCTATCCCCATCTGCAGCATGTATCTTATTGCTATTCTAGGAAATTGTACCATTCTTTTCATCATCAAGACAGAGCCCTCCTTGCACGAGCCCATGTACTATTTTCTTTCCATGTTGGCTATGTCAGACTTGGTTTTGTCTTTATCATCTCTGCCCACTATGTTAAGCATCTTCCTGTTCAATGCTCCTGAAATTTCATCCAATGCCTGCTTTGCCCAGGAATTCTTCATTCATGGATTCTCAGTACTGGAGTCCTCAGTCCTCCTGATCATGTCATTTGATAGATTCCTAGCCATCCACAACCCTCTGAGATACACCTCCATCCTGACAACTGTCAGAGTTGCCCAAATAGGAATAGTATTCTCCTTTAAGAGCATGCTCCTggttcttcccttccctttcactTTAAGAAGCTTGAGATATTGTGAGAAAAACCAATTATCCCATTCCTACTGTCTCCACCAGGATGTCATGAAGTTGGCCTGCTCTGACAACAGAATTGATGTCATCTATGGCTTTTTTGGAGCATCTGTGTTATGGTAGATTTTATTCTCATTGCTGTGTCTTACATCCTGATCCTCAAGACTGTACTGGGAATTGCATCCAAAAAGGAGCAGCTTAAGGCTCTCAATACTTGTGTTTCACACATTTGTGCAGTGATCATCTTCTACCTGCCCATCATCAACCTGGCCGTTGTCCACCGCTTTGACCAGCATGTCTCTCCCCTCATTAATGTTCTCATGGCAAATGTCCTCTTACTTGTACCTCCACTGATGAACCCAATTGTTTACTgtgtaaaaactaaacagattaGAGTGAGAGTTGTAGCAAAATTGTGTCAACAGAAGATTTAACAGTCATATGTGACAGAAAACCTGGAAATGTCTGGTAAGATATTTAAGGTAAATTTGAGAAAACCTAATATTTGACACAAAGAATTATCAacacatatttttgttgttatcaTAGACTTATTTTGTTCACTCTGGATACTGCGAATGAGAATAGAACTATAAACAGGAAGCACCTTGCCTTATGTCCCCATTTCAGTTaagcagaataaaaataagtGTCTTATGATAGCATCTCTGATATAAGCAAAAAATTACAACCAAGACagaaaaatgacaatttttacAGTTCTGACAGAAGTTGGATTTCTCATTATCTACATTCAATCTCTTATAGCAAGTTCTTTTAATGCTAGACCTAAATTAACTCTGTCTCTTTATCCATTTTAATCATCTTAGCACACCAccgtttttttaatttaatcatttatATTCGAtattgggatacatgtgctggaTTTTTACATGGTTATATGGGACCCAGATAGTGAGCGTAGtacccaatagatagtttttcagTCCAATCCCGCCTCCTTCACTTTCGCCCCACCAGTAGTCTGCAGTCACCaacatttctttcataaaatattgCTAAGTTCCCTGCCTTATAATTGATTCACAATGAAATGCAAGAGTAATCTATAGGTAAATTGAATGTGTAAGTGTCTCTTTTAAATTTGAACTCTTACTTTGTTAGAAATACAGTTAAATCAATAAGGAACATATTCTAAGACCCTACATAGCGTGGACCCTTTCTACTTACTCAACATCATCAGATACTCATTAATCTCCAGCCACTTCGACCTACTGAACAGTTTTTGAATTTACAGAGTTCTTTGCTTTCTGTGAGTTTTCACATCAGATCTCTTTTGTTAAAATGCTCTTGACTCCAATTTTGTATaatgcatttctatttttttctttaaattttggctTAATGTCCTCATAGATTACCTAGCCCTAGTTTGTATTATGATCTTCTCTTTTATCTATTTCATTGCTGGtttattctttcatcttttatctCTTTCATTGCTggtttattctttattctttattatacttAACATTTGCAATTACAGATATATTTTAtccttatttcatttctttctacttcttgAATAAAGTGTACTTTAGTGATTGAAGAGACctatctattttcttattttttcctaccTAATGTCTGGGACACTTCTGATGCAGAgtagattttaa
Coding sequences within:
- the LOC129007756 gene encoding LOW QUALITY PROTEIN: olfactory receptor 51A4-like (The sequence of the model RefSeq protein was modified relative to this genomic sequence to represent the inferred CDS: inserted 1 base in 1 codon) gives rise to the protein MSIINTSYVEITTFFLVGMPGLEYAHIWISIPICSMYLIAILGNCTILFIIKTEPSLHEPMYYFLSMLAMSDLVLSLSSLPTMLSIFLFNAPEISSNACFAQEFFIHGFSVLESSVLLIMSFDRFLAIHNPLRYTSILTTVRVAQIGIVFSFKSMLLVLPFPFTLRSLRYCEKNQLSHSYCLHQDVMKLACSDNRIDVIYGFFGAXCVMVDFILIAVSYILILKTVLGIASKKEQLKALNTCVSHICAVIIFYLPIINLAVVHRFDQHVSPLINVLMANVLLLVPPLMNPIVYCVKTKQIRVRVVAKLCQQKI